In the Flavobacteriales bacterium genome, one interval contains:
- a CDS encoding TAT-variant-translocated molybdopterin oxidoreductase has translation MTKQKKYWKGLAELANDPAIENLKHNEFAEKIPVDDFLGDSETLSNSNTSRRDFLKFLGFSTAAATLAACETPVIKSIPYVVKPEEITPGVANWYASTFYDGNDFANVLVKTREGRPIFIKSNDLTSAAPNARVISSVLSLYDSNRLKGPMQNGKEVSWSDADNDIIKRLADVEGNVVVLTNTIISPTTQSVIDSFCSKHKATHIQYDAISYQGMLDANLESFGHRVIPTYKLDKADVLVSFGADFLGSWLNVGFEKQYASNRNPKSGKMSRHFQVETNMSLSGSNADVRIPVKPSEKLSLLQNLYDALKGNSSADARIKDMVSELSAAKGRSLVICDSNDKAVQIMVNAINDLLSNYGATIDLSNPSYLNAGDDNSVAQLVEDMNAGKVGALIMSGVNPSYTLSNAADFNSGLEKVSLTVSTALSMDETSTNVEYVCPDRHYLESWGDAEAFHGQLSFTQPTIQPLFDSRQFQDSVLSWSGSDSDYYSFAKKYWRGKTSWSKSIHDGVASISTEPLRLTSFSANITPITKNSEGLELALYQSNSIGDGSQANNPWLQELPDPISRACWDNYITISATTARENGLSNWNGSDGSLDGDVVKLTVGDKVIEKVPVLIQPGQAIGTIGLALGYGRTASGKVGNGVGVNAYTLVSNNDYIASGVQMEKVEGEHGFASVQLHHTMMGRSLIKETTLDEYNADPKSGNPDIMFETHKGKLFADEVTLWKEHDHETGHFWNLSIDLTSCIGCNACVVACHSENNVPVVGKEEVRKSRDMHWLRIDRYFSSDMTEEVAEEQDLGAVSKYKAMEVPSENPDVAYQPVMCQHCNHAPCETVCPVAATSHSAEGQNHMAYNRCVGTRYCANNCPYKVRRFNWFNYAENDAFDYNMNDDLGKMVLNPDVTVRIRGVMEKCSMCVQMIQKTKLDAKRDGRKVLDKDAQTACSTACPTNALVFGDVNDESSEVRTLKSDERQYYLLEEINTAPSVFYQTKIRNRKA, from the coding sequence ATGACTAAGCAAAAGAAATACTGGAAAGGATTAGCAGAGTTAGCTAATGATCCAGCTATTGAAAATTTAAAACACAATGAGTTTGCTGAAAAGATTCCTGTTGATGATTTTCTTGGCGATAGCGAAACGCTTTCTAATTCAAACACATCTCGTAGAGACTTTTTGAAGTTTTTAGGTTTTAGTACTGCAGCAGCAACATTGGCAGCATGTGAAACTCCAGTTATAAAATCTATTCCTTACGTTGTTAAACCTGAAGAAATCACACCAGGTGTTGCCAATTGGTATGCATCCACCTTCTATGATGGTAATGACTTTGCAAACGTTTTAGTAAAAACTAGAGAAGGGCGTCCAATCTTTATCAAGTCTAACGACCTTACATCCGCTGCACCTAACGCAAGAGTTATTTCTTCTGTATTATCCTTATACGATTCAAACAGATTGAAAGGACCAATGCAAAATGGTAAAGAAGTTTCTTGGTCCGATGCTGATAATGATATCATTAAAAGACTTGCTGATGTAGAAGGTAATGTAGTTGTTTTAACAAACACTATTATTAGCCCAACAACACAGTCAGTAATCGATTCATTCTGCTCCAAACACAAGGCAACTCATATTCAATACGATGCCATTTCATATCAAGGCATGCTCGATGCTAATCTTGAATCTTTTGGTCATAGAGTAATTCCTACCTACAAATTAGACAAGGCAGATGTCCTAGTGTCTTTTGGCGCTGACTTTTTAGGAAGTTGGTTGAATGTAGGTTTTGAAAAACAGTACGCTTCCAATAGAAATCCAAAGTCTGGTAAAATGTCTCGTCATTTCCAGGTTGAAACAAATATGTCTTTATCAGGTTCAAATGCTGATGTAAGAATTCCGGTAAAACCGTCTGAAAAATTAAGTTTACTTCAAAATTTATATGACGCTTTAAAAGGTAATTCCTCTGCCGATGCAAGAATAAAAGACATGGTAAGTGAGTTGTCAGCAGCAAAAGGAAGATCTTTAGTAATATGTGACAGCAACGATAAAGCGGTTCAGATAATGGTAAATGCTATTAATGACTTGCTTTCTAACTATGGAGCAACTATTGATTTATCAAATCCATCATATCTGAATGCAGGAGACGATAATTCAGTAGCTCAACTTGTTGAAGATATGAATGCTGGAAAAGTTGGTGCTTTAATAATGAGTGGTGTTAACCCATCTTACACATTGTCAAACGCCGCTGATTTTAACTCAGGTTTAGAAAAAGTATCGCTTACAGTTTCTACAGCTTTAAGTATGGATGAAACATCAACTAATGTTGAATATGTATGTCCAGATCGTCATTATTTAGAAAGCTGGGGAGATGCGGAAGCATTCCACGGTCAACTATCATTTACACAGCCTACTATCCAACCCCTATTTGATAGTCGTCAGTTTCAAGACTCTGTATTGTCTTGGTCAGGATCAGACTCAGACTATTACTCTTTTGCAAAGAAGTATTGGAGAGGAAAAACATCATGGTCAAAATCAATTCATGATGGAGTAGCAAGTATATCAACTGAGCCATTAAGATTAACTTCTTTCTCAGCAAATATAACACCAATCACTAAAAATTCTGAGGGGTTAGAGTTAGCATTGTATCAGTCTAATTCTATCGGTGATGGTTCACAAGCCAACAACCCTTGGCTACAAGAATTACCTGATCCAATTTCAAGAGCATGTTGGGATAATTACATTACAATTTCAGCGACTACAGCTCGAGAAAATGGATTATCGAATTGGAATGGTTCCGACGGTTCATTAGACGGAGACGTTGTAAAGCTTACGGTTGGCGATAAAGTAATTGAGAAAGTTCCTGTATTAATTCAGCCTGGACAAGCAATAGGCACTATCGGTTTAGCTTTAGGCTATGGGCGTACAGCCTCCGGTAAAGTAGGAAACGGTGTAGGAGTAAATGCTTATACTTTAGTTTCCAATAACGACTACATAGCTTCAGGAGTTCAAATGGAGAAAGTAGAAGGAGAACACGGTTTTGCTTCTGTACAATTACATCACACAATGATGGGTAGAAGTCTTATTAAAGAAACTACCCTAGACGAATATAATGCCGATCCAAAATCTGGTAACCCTGACATTATGTTCGAAACACATAAAGGCAAGTTGTTTGCTGATGAGGTTACATTATGGAAAGAGCATGACCACGAAACAGGTCATTTCTGGAATTTATCCATTGACCTAACTTCTTGTATTGGCTGTAATGCATGTGTGGTAGCTTGTCATTCAGAAAACAATGTTCCTGTTGTTGGTAAAGAAGAGGTAAGAAAGAGTAGAGATATGCATTGGTTACGTATTGATAGATATTTCTCTAGTGATATGACTGAAGAAGTCGCTGAAGAACAAGATTTAGGAGCGGTATCTAAATACAAAGCAATGGAAGTTCCTTCAGAAAATCCAGATGTTGCTTACCAACCAGTAATGTGCCAGCACTGTAACCATGCTCCGTGTGAAACGGTTTGTCCAGTTGCAGCAACATCTCACAGTGCAGAAGGACAAAATCATATGGCCTACAACAGATGTGTAGGTACTCGTTATTGTGCAAACAACTGCCCATATAAAGTTCGTCGTTTCAATTGGTTCAATTATGCCGAAAACGATGCCTTTGATTATAATATGAATGACGATCTAGGTAAAATGGTATTAAATCCAGATGTTACCGTAAGAATTAGAGGAGTCATGGAAAAATGTAGTATGTGTGTTCAAATGATTCAAAAAACAAAACTTGATGCTAAACGAGATGGCAGAAAAGTTTTAGATAAAGATGCACAAACCGCTTGTTCAACAGCATGTCCAACAAATGCACTTGTATTTGGTGACGTTAATGACGAATCAAGTGAAGTAAGAACCCTAAAATCTGATGAAAGACAGTATTATTTACTCGAAGAGATAAACACTGCTCCTTCTGTGTTTTATCAGACAAAGATTAGAAATAGAAAAGCTTAA
- a CDS encoding SPOR domain-containing protein, with translation MKALYFLCFCLVSSTILSQNTSIDDRNESRIDNLVSKQIQINSLKKGIDGFRVQIHHDKSQSREESQKVRANFSQDFPELKTYLEFKSPYYKIQVGDFITRIEAYKVQKEISKKYRGTYIVPSIVNFELDLELQD, from the coding sequence ATGAAAGCCCTATATTTTTTATGTTTTTGCTTAGTAAGTTCTACGATTTTGTCACAAAACACTTCAATTGATGACAGAAACGAAAGTAGAATCGATAATTTGGTATCAAAACAAATTCAAATCAATAGCTTAAAGAAAGGCATTGATGGATTCAGGGTGCAAATCCATCATGACAAAAGTCAAAGTCGAGAGGAGTCACAAAAAGTGAGGGCTAATTTCTCACAAGATTTTCCTGAACTTAAGACATATTTAGAGTTTAAATCTCCTTACTACAAAATACAGGTAGGTGATTTTATTACTAGAATTGAAGCTTACAAAGTTCAGAAAGAAATAAGTAAAAAATACAGAGGAACGTACATTGTCCCTTCTATTGTGAATTTCGAATTAGATTTGGAATTGCAAGACTAG
- a CDS encoding c-type cytochrome: MAKFIRLDKHHFLSIFLLTFLFTFFSFTSHSQSIEEGEKLYQANCTACHQIDSKLIGPALRGVSDKYSEEWLIKWIKNSAELIASGDADAIAIYEEYNKSLMTAFPYFSDEDVVNILAYIEEAPAKQKVAVASTSDGGVVVDESKTADYIILTISIVLLLVVAGLWKVKNTLKEASGEESQDFFASSASLLNSYLERKSLVVLTVLVLAVFGLNSAWNLMIGVGVTQGYKPEQPIAFSHKLHAGMNGVDCNYCHHSARHGKSAAIPSANVCMNCHTYISEGPSGKEEIQKIYDAVGFDPEKGRYIENYEQKPIKWVRIHNLPDLAYFNHSQHVVAGGIECQECHGPIEEMEVVEQHSELTMGWCIDCHRQTEVNVADNDYYEEMHAKFKENHPDEAFNVEAIGGLECGKCHY, from the coding sequence ATGGCTAAATTTATTAGATTAGATAAGCATCATTTCCTCTCAATTTTTTTATTAACATTTCTGTTCACATTTTTCTCTTTTACCTCTCATTCTCAGAGCATTGAAGAGGGGGAAAAGCTTTATCAGGCGAATTGTACAGCTTGTCATCAAATTGACAGTAAGCTGATTGGTCCAGCTTTACGAGGAGTTAGTGATAAATACTCTGAAGAGTGGTTAATAAAATGGATTAAAAATTCCGCTGAGTTAATTGCTTCAGGGGATGCTGATGCAATTGCAATTTACGAAGAGTACAATAAGTCTCTAATGACAGCCTTTCCTTACTTTTCTGATGAGGATGTCGTAAATATTCTTGCATATATTGAGGAGGCGCCTGCAAAACAAAAAGTAGCTGTTGCCTCTACCTCCGATGGCGGTGTAGTAGTTGATGAAAGTAAAACAGCAGACTATATAATTCTTACAATTTCTATAGTTCTATTATTAGTAGTAGCAGGATTATGGAAAGTAAAAAACACCTTAAAGGAAGCTTCAGGGGAAGAAAGTCAAGATTTCTTTGCGTCATCTGCTTCATTACTTAATTCTTATTTAGAAAGAAAGTCTTTAGTTGTGCTGACTGTTCTAGTACTAGCTGTCTTTGGATTAAATTCAGCTTGGAATTTAATGATAGGTGTTGGTGTAACTCAAGGCTATAAGCCAGAGCAACCTATAGCATTTTCTCACAAACTACATGCTGGAATGAACGGTGTTGACTGTAATTACTGTCACCACTCTGCCAGACATGGTAAGTCCGCTGCAATACCATCAGCAAATGTTTGTATGAACTGTCATACATATATTAGCGAAGGCCCTTCCGGAAAAGAAGAAATTCAAAAAATCTATGATGCTGTTGGTTTTGACCCTGAAAAAGGGAGATATATTGAGAATTATGAGCAAAAACCTATTAAGTGGGTGAGGATTCATAATTTACCAGATTTAGCATACTTCAACCACTCACAACATGTTGTCGCTGGAGGTATTGAATGTCAAGAATGCCATGGACCTATTGAAGAAATGGAAGTTGTAGAGCAGCATTCTGAATTGACAATGGGCTGGTGTATTGATTGTCACAGACAAACAGAAGTTAACGTTGCTGACAATGACTACTATGAAGAGATGCATGCTAAATTTAAGGAAAACCACCCCGATGAGGCGTTTAATGTTGAGGCAATTGGTGGTCTCGAATGTGGTAAGTGTCACTACTAA